atttacacattgttcaaaaatcttattggttacctatacttttcctaaAATTTAATGCAGCGACATATCTCAACCACCCTTGAATTTTATCCACTAGAAATCAATAATATACCAGCTATCAAtgttttagtatttattaattattaccgTTCTgactattttaattaatttattttaattaccaaaTATTTCTGTTtatactaattaataaaattgaaagaTTTGGTCACCTTCTAATAATTAGTGTATTTTGCACTTTCAACAAATAGCATATTATTTAAAGAGTTACTTAATATCAGTTTATTATAGTTTCTACCTATTTTTACTTATTCACCTATTTCGTTATTAATAATTGACTTTTTGAAACCCTTGACGCGACGTGCCTGAGCATGCGTGGCTTGATTCTAACTTTGAACTTTTCGCTCAAACGATTCAAGCTAAGGTTGACACTAGTGGAGATTTTTTAATGGATACCCAAGTGAAACATGCTCATAGTAAAAATAGAGTtctatcaaaatttatttaacaTTAACATAAATACTTGCGTATGATTTTCACCAACTATATTAGAAGTGCATGTGAGATATTAGAAGTGCataagtataaaaataaattcaaaagagAAGTGCTTATATTATTGTGAGTTGAACATCATGGGTAAATTGATAGTTTAAGTGAAATCCATACAAATAGCTTATCCCATCCAATAGATAAATAGAATAAGTCATGCATCTCCCACTccatataattagatattaaaaataccaCGGAGAATtttactaattaaaaatttctatgaacacaaaataatagttattattatatatttttatatatctataaatattgttttaattttttaacaaagtGGTCAATTATTAATGAATGcaattctaatttaattatgtTATTATGAAGTTTGATtacaaatataaatttaatgaCAATTaattagtaactaattttttttaactatttaatattgatattttaaaaagtaaagtatattttgtctttaaaatttattaaaaattttaaaaatatttttaagttttatttgatttcaattttatctaaaatatttttgatttatataaaatatattcttgataattaaatttttaaaaaatttaagtccaatataacaataatacatGACAATGATATTTGATTTGCTTTTtgttaaaagttatttttttaaaaattgttacggaatttatctttatattttttaaaaaattaactgttaaaaatatatttgatacaaattaaaaatttttagaataaaattaaaataaaatacttgCCAATCCTTCTTTCTATTGgcatgatgaatgattgaattctaatttaatttcgCTTCTCTTAGGCCTTAGCGGTGAATTATTGAGGAGTTCACATCATTAATTGGTCCTGTCCACATGCGACTCAAATCTTGTCCTTATGTCTGTGTCTGTGCCTAATGAAATCATATACTATATGAGTAACTTTTTGTTCACTTGATCATGATCACCGCCACCACATTTTTGTGTCGATCTATTTATTATGGGCAACCCATGCAAGTAGCAGGCAAGTGGGCACCAAATCCTTTTCTAGTCAGCCCCTACCTTTCCACTTTCTTCCTAACAAGGTCCAGAGAGTCTCAGACTTTGAGAGCTCCACTTTGGTCCATAGGATACTTATCATTATCCTTATTTTTCACCCAACGATTATTTCCTTTTAGCCGAATGCTATTTCTACAACCGGATTGACAACTCATCGCACGGAAAGCTTTAGAACCATGTAGATGTCATGAGTGGGAATAGGATTTGCACTAACTCTCTACAAAATCATACAGGAGGctttttaataaacaaaaatgctatttaaacactaaaattagttactaatatatttgtatataaatatatatgtgatttaatttatttttaatatgtgtttgtattttaatatatattttatactgataattaattttagtgtctaattttaatcTACACGTAACATAATTGTTTAATAAATTATCATTGGATAAACCAATTTGATTAGTGGAAAGAGTCGTTAGTCGTAGTATGTTCACTTGTCTCcttaaacaaataacaagtctcgagattttaaattatattttgtgcATGTAATACTTTATTAATCAacgataaatttttaaataaaacttaaatctATAATGAATTAACTTACTATGTTAGAGATActacaagaaataaaaaggtTTATCATTAGGTAATTTATTATTAATGGAGTACTTGtgagaaataaaaagaattatCATTGGTAATTTGTTATTAATGTTTAAATAGTCAGATTGTTCttctaatataaattttagattttattttatatttggttTCCACATATGCTTCTCTTGACTAAATTTGATAGATGTATTTCATATGTATTTGTCTTGTCAAAGTTCTACAGTTTAAGTAACATTGATAGCAAAATTTagtagtaaaataaataaataagtaactTATGTATTACTAAGATATATTTTATTCAGATATTTAGTTACACATCATCTGTAACTTCtttttatattcatttatataaaaattatttagtgTAGTTTAGTTTAATGAAAACGTAATCGTTTAATTAACAGTAAATTTGATAGAACTGCGCATGTAGTAttagaaaagtaaattgggaaTGAAGTCTAGTTGAAAAGGATTatgtaaatataatattttttgaacATGCGAAAGGAAGATAATAATAACTGATAGtcttttaaaattgatacaGATTTCTGGACAAGGCAACCGTGGTGACAGAAGGGGATGATACAAAGTCACCAAACTTATGGAAGCTAAACACAATTCACAGGGTTGAGGAACTAAAATCTTTAATCAGAATGGGCCCAATATGGGCCTCAGGTATTCTTCTGATCACAGCCTATGCCCAACAAGGCACATTCTCCCTCCAACAAGCCAAAACAATGGACAGACACCTCACCAAAACCTTCCAGATCCCAGCAGGCTCCATGTCCGTCTTCACCATTACGGCCATGCTCGCCACCACAGCCTTCTACGATCGAGTCTTCATCCGTATAGCCCGCCGGTTCACCGGGCTAGACCGAGGCATCAGCTTCCTCCACAGGATGGGGATTGGGTTTGTGATCTCAACCTTGGCCACCCTAGTTGCCGGATTCGTCGAAATTAAGCGTAAGAAGGCCGCTATGGCCCATGGGCTTATTGACCATTCCTCTGCTATAATCCCTATTTCTGTATTTTGGCTTGTACCACAGTATGGGCTTCATGGAATTGCCGAGGCCTTTATGTCCATTGGGCACCTTGAGTTTTTCTATGACCAGGCTCCGGAGAGTATGAGAAGCACCGCTATGGCACTTTTTTGGACTTCCATTTCTCTTGGGAACTATGTGAGCACACTTTTGGTCACTATGGTCCATAAGTTCACTCGTGGGCCCAATGGGTCTAATTGGCTTCCGGATAATAACCTCAACAAAGGGAAGTTAGAGTACTTTTATTGGCTCATCACAATCTTGCAATtccttaatcttatttactacATATTTTGTGTGAAATACTACACTTACAAGCCAATTCAGGTCCATGACAAAGATAGCACCAGCTCAGAAGAGAATCAAGTGGAACTTACCACCGTTTAATAGGAATTCAGTTATTTACTTGTTTTGAGTTTCCCATTGTTTTCAGCTAGATCGCCTGCATGCTTTGCAGACACTTGGAAACCACGTACTATAAATAATAATGATCATTATTATTACTAAAAATGAAGACAGAAGAAAAGTACCGGGATCATATTATGTTGTTTTCATGTTTCCACAAATGTTACAAAGATGATATACAGAAGTTACAAAATAATGATGTATAGAAGGAAGATATGTGTGTGTGTAGAGGAACTTACCGATGACTTGAGTAATAATTTTATCTTGGTGTAGTGgttacataaaaatatatatttttcacCATTTTTATCTTGAAGGATGTATACGTGTTTATTTATCAttataatgattttttttataaaatatatttagtaACAGATACATataggtagcgtttggtggagagacagagacagaaagactgagactaagagacagggattgaaacaaatctcagtattctgtttggtgcaaaatgGGAGACAGGAATTAAAATaggaatgaaactctaatttaatttgcacaaatggtaaaattggaattaattaattgaaatgaaagtattttaggtataaaatgttattaaagtttcagtcttcatctctaaaaatttcagtctcctgtgtccctactttttggaggtactgaaatactgaaattttggagacagagacagacattttagtaccagtctctgaactaacaaacacaatactgagtctcagtctctcagtctctgtctcagtacctgaaaacaaacgctaccaTAAGGTATACACACAAACGTGTGTGCATATAATAATTACATTTAGCCATACAAAAGAAATTTGGAtagattataattttttaaacagaTTCCAATTAACTTGGTGCAAATTCAATGGTTGAATATTCACACAAAAGACATTAAAAATCCAAGTATTACTTTGATGTATTTCAGTATTAGAAAATAGTCTAAATTTTCACCTTTTTAGAGAATAATAAATTCCTTATGTTCCTTTCACAAGACATACATGAATTGTCAAATGTCAACTCTATTGGTCACTAGTCTTCCCGCTACTACTAATTCGCCTCTAACTTCTCAATCCTGTGCTGTTCCATCCCCCTTGCATTGACAAAGCcttttgaaaatgatttaaatatattacaaaaatattggACGAAGcttttctaaattaaaaaaatttgtaaaataataaaaaaatatttaattataaaatggCCTTATTTTAGTTAAGATGTTAATTTTTATTGCgttaaattaattcaaattaaaactaaacatCCAATTAAAATATATCACGTCATAAAGGATAATTTACATATTGATTTAGAGGTTTAGTTACGGAATAAAATGGTAACACTTGCCAAAGGCGAGGTTTCAATCAGAGCTTGACAGCATGAAGTTCCCCAAGGTTCTACAATTGGATGCTTCGGACAGTTTTGAGCATCACTGAAAGTTGATCCTGACGACTGCAAATACGCCAGGGATCCTTCCATTTTCAGTTCTTCAGTTGTACGGTCTTTAACTAACTCAGTTATGTGTAGGTGACTACGTGACTTTTACATTTTTTAGTTATATcaagtttttgtttttgttttgttctttttttctctctttacTCACGAGTACATACTACACAGAATAATTTAGCCCAAGAGTGCATTGCGGTCTTTCTCTTTCAGGTTCTTGTTAACCTAGAAAATGTATCTTAGGTTAGTTTGCATCAAAGCTTCATTTAGTTGGGTGTTTGTATTGAATCCCAAGGAGGCAAGGATGATGCCATACATGTTTTGGTAGGAAATTGTAACCTAGAAGAATAATCTCAATAGCTGCCTTTCGCTTTGATTCGGAGGAAATAGGTTGtgctgtatttttttgtttttattttttcataaagaATTTTTCAATGAAATTTGTTCAGCAAAGAAGTAAAAAATATGATGTTCCTGTATGATTCCTGTAACCTCAGTCAACGAAAGATTTTGAGTGTTACTTTCACCCTGCACTTTTATTTCTATCATGCGTTTCATAATGTTGGATTGTTTTGATGTATTTGCAACAAGAACTCTGCCAGTATTTCATAGTTGGTTCTAAGTCCAGATAAAATTCTAACGGTAACAGTTTCAAGAATATGAATTTTAGAGATtaccttttttttcttatgtAAAATTTGACGGTAATTACTGTGAGAAAAATTTGAGAGTAATTAGAGCATTTCTGATAGTAGTGTTCTAATAATAGTATTTTAGAACATAATATACTTACATTTTGTTGTTGATAGATCCTTAATTTATTCAATGTTTGTTACTAGAAGAGAATTGTTTGCTCTTATGTGGtccatataaattttttagataTAATCCTGCACACTAGTGCAgactttaaaaatattttttttttattatttgaattttgaagacAAACAACTTTATAACCCTGCACAACCACACCCTTCTACTATCAATTTGGATTACTACAGTCTACATTCGTTTGGAAAAAAAAGGTTTGTGCTTTCTCTTGAACATTTGGATTGACTATTTTTTGGAAAAGCCAACAAGGTTGTTAATTAGTTAAGGCAACCAGAATTTATGCATTAACCCTTGATGCTGTTTATATATTATAAAGTATAAACCTTGGAAATATATATAGAGATGCTTCCACTGCTTTTGATTGTTGCTTTAGGTAATGCAAACCATGTGCACGAAGAGATGCTTACCCTTACCATATTGTGTCCTCAAATTAATTAAGTAGTCTTAAGGCGAAGACAAGGATAAAAGGAGTCATAAGACAAACGACTACCTCTCTGGGTCTAATTAGAATCAGATTCCAAAATCAAAGaacatataataatatcttattaTTTGAAACAAGAGAAATGGTATAAATATCAGTTTCTATTGGTCCACCGTCCACGAACATTCATATTCTCAAAACCgccaaaaaattattttctatttatatgCCTTTTGGCTTATTCAAAATAAAACCACATCCTGGGTACTATCAATTCCATTCCCATGACTGAAAAGGTAAAATTTTTTGATATTCTATTCACATACACAAATGTATATCAAGAGCTGATCGATCATATTCCTCAAGCATAATTttatagattttaattttagtctctatttttatatttgtagTATTGTTGCATGATTTTGAGAATCAATGTTGACTGCAACGCTTGCTGCCGAAAATTAAGGAGAATTATTCTAAGGATGAAAGGTAAAAGAACTGTACTAATTAAAGCTTAAACATAAGTTTTTTGGTGATGTACAATACaccttattatttttttttttttttaatgttttggtCATAGAAAATTTGAACCGTTTTGCTTTGGTCTTTGTCATTATTTTGGTATGTCAAATACTAATAGTAACATGCTAAAATGTTATGTAGCACCGCAGCATTTAACATTTTAACATATCAAACataagaaaaatttaaatttttctagtACTAAAACCAGAGAAACAAAATGTGAGGGTTTAAACTAGAATTTAGTTTTGATATACTGAAACAATTTACACCTATATCAAATTATGGAACattaagtaaaaataattatcatttaTATTAACTACATGAATGGTCATCCACAAAAATATATATGGTTAGACGATTGGATTAAAATTAAGttcatcaaaataaaataatatcttttaaaaagataaaaaaaaaacatatttaagaattaagatttaaaatattGGAAATTTTAACAAGTCTTCCTTACTGCATTTTGAAGAGATTGAGACCCATCTGATTGAGAAGCAGCAACGCAGGGTATGCGTATGTGGCAGATTTGATCCAGCAGAGGTTGCCATAAAGATAAGGAAGAAGATGAACCGTCGAGTTGAGATACTTGAAGTTCAAGATTTCGAAGGTGGTGGTGAAGCCGAGAACGAACAACCGGAAAAAGCAGAGAGAGCAGAGCCAACGGAGAGAACAGACAGACCCCGGGTTCCGATGGTGGTGTATCCTGGTCAAATCCCTTCATATTATCCAACCATGCATGTAGCATAGTATGTATACATTGTGTATAATACGTAATAGGTTACTTTGTAGCATAAGTTCCAATCTCATAAACTATTGTTTGGTGACTGAAGTTGAAAAAGAGGGAGTGATATAGAATCATGACAAATAAGTTATTAGTTATATGATCAATGTTGATATTGTTAGAATAGGATATGGAGCAATATAAGAAAATACAGGATTATAGTTGACAATAGACTATACATGACCCAAATCGGTAGGATGCAGCTGTGTATAATAATTTCTCAATCATAAATAACgtgcattttaaatttttttaccaGGGTAATTTTTTTGAGAGATTTTTGTTTGATGTTTAAGTTTTTTGTTTTCAGATTATCAAGGGAGTAAGCTAACCAATGTAATTAGTTAAACTAATTTTAGTTAAGAAGTTGCTGTAACTAGTCCTTAAGCAGTTATCATGCAATATGATTCTGCACTATATTAGAAGCTAGTAGAGTTAAGATTGGTGACTTTTGTGTAATTCTCTTAATCAAAACTAGCTTATGTATTACTCAAGAAATATTTTTCGCTTTTCtagttctttcatttcttctaGCAATATTTAGTTCTACACTTTGTTGTGTTCATCAGatctttaaaattcttttttggTATTACAAAACAAGGAGGCTTGCTTCAAGATCCAACTCTCACCACATGGCCTGTTGAATCCATGACCATGAGCTTCAAGAATAAAGTTATTTATCTCTCACAATTTTATGAAGTCTGGAAAAGGACTGAAAGCAATTTCGAAGCAGTTGCATCATCAAGTTTTCAAAGTCTCAAATCACAACTAAAATCTTGCAAGTTATTCATCTTTTGAACTTAATAGAGGTGGAGGATTCTGCATTCAAGCCAAACTTGGGAAAAATTCAACACCAATGCAGACCCCTTATTGCAACACTCAGCCACCACCTCCATCAATCAGTTTTCATCAACTGCGAGCTTATATCTCCATTTCTTCATCTGTTAGTGAGGCTTGATGGCTCTCAGATTCAGGCGTGAGTCATCATGTCACATCTTACTTCTTCCTcaagcaatcatgagtctgaacaACTCTATGTAGGTAATAGAGCAGCTATTCCAATTACTCAATCATATTCTTCAATTGTTTATGATTCTTGTGCAAATGTTGCTTTTAGATTAAACAACTTGCTACTTGTGCCACAAATTAATCAAAATCTTTTGAGCGACTCAAAGTTTGGAGCCAATAACCatgtatattttgaattttggcctGATTATTGCGCTATTGGTGATCAAGATTCTAGGGCTTTTCTCTTTCAAGGCGTGTCTAGAAATAGAACATATTCTTTTTATAATCTTAGAGTCCCTAGgaatctttttaataattttgctATGTATTTAAGTGATACCAAATCTGTAACTAATTTTTCTAATTCATCAAATGTTGCTGTTAATTCTACTATATGTATACCTAATAGGTGACTTCTGATGTGATATGGGTGTTGATGGCTAAATATGACTATGATTTGACTGGCTAATAATATTGGAAACGCTTCACGTACGCCATGGTACGGGACTGAAGTTTCAAAACTCCAATGTCTAAAAGCGTTCagatttaatataaaaaatttcattgaCTAAGATGAAGCGAAACTTTGATATTGTGGACTCAGGTTA
The genomic region above belongs to Arachis stenosperma cultivar V10309 chromosome 5, arast.V10309.gnm1.PFL2, whole genome shotgun sequence and contains:
- the LOC130979056 gene encoding heavy metal-associated isoprenylated plant protein 19 isoform X1, which gives rise to MTEKYCCMILRINVDCNACCRKLRRIILRMKEIETHLIEKQQRRVCVCGRFDPAEVAIKIRKKMNRRVEILEVQDFEGGGEAENEQPEKAERAEPTERTDRPRVPMVVYPGQIPSYYPTMHVA
- the LOC130979642 gene encoding protein NRT1/ PTR FAMILY 3.1, producing MEHNENHHASATTKKGGLVTMPFIFANEVTEKLAVVGFGTNMISYLTTQLHMPLTKAANTLTNFGGTASLTPLLGAFISDAYVGKFWTITVASIIYQIGMISLTVSAVVPQLRPPPCKGEEVCQQANSGQLAILYVSLLLGALGSGGIRPCVVAFGADQFDESDPKQSTKTWGYFNWYYFVMGASILVAVTVIVYIQDNIGWGLGLGIPTVAMFLSIIAFIVGYPLYRNLDPSGSPFTRLVQVAVAAFRKRKISNLPPAQCLYQNDELDASISLGGKLLHTEQMKFLDKATVVTEGDDTKSPNLWKLNTIHRVEELKSLIRMGPIWASGILLITAYAQQGTFSLQQAKTMDRHLTKTFQIPAGSMSVFTITAMLATTAFYDRVFIRIARRFTGLDRGISFLHRMGIGFVISTLATLVAGFVEIKRKKAAMAHGLIDHSSAIIPISVFWLVPQYGLHGIAEAFMSIGHLEFFYDQAPESMRSTAMALFWTSISLGNYVSTLLVTMVHKFTRGPNGSNWLPDNNLNKGKLEYFYWLITILQFLNLIYYIFCVKYYTYKPIQVHDKDSTSSEENQVELTTV
- the LOC130979056 gene encoding heavy metal-associated isoprenylated plant protein 19 isoform X2, giving the protein MTEKYCCMILRINVDCNACCRKLRRIILRMKEIETHLIEKQQRRVCVCGRFDPAEVAIKIRKKMNRRVEILEVQDFEGGGEAENEQPEKAERAEPTERTDRPRVPMVVYPGQIPSYYPTMHVA